Proteins found in one Zea mays cultivar B73 chromosome 1, Zm-B73-REFERENCE-NAM-5.0, whole genome shotgun sequence genomic segment:
- the LOC100193229 gene encoding peroxisome assembly factor 1, whose product MPQVESATASEAPPPQDAWLVELGSRLPQWESLRDSSKVIIPISISRVNQFDAARLDVEMSAMLKEQLVKVFSLMKPGLLFQYEPELDAFLEFLIWRFSIWADKPTPGNALMNLRYRDERAAPITGKEVRTGLEGPGLSVSQKIFYCISFVGGQYVWSRLQSFSAFRRWGDSEQRPLARRAWALMRNAEVFYRAASFFNLLLFLYGGRYKTVVERILKARLVYGSPNMNRAVSFEYMNRQLVWNEFSEMLLLLLPLLNSSSVKKFLLPFSKDKSGGSSGDEADCPICRSSPSIPFIALPCQHRYCYYCLRTRCSATTSYRCTRCDGAVVAIQRLGSG is encoded by the exons ATGCCCCAGGTCGAGTCGGCCACTGCCTCGGAGGCGCCGCCGCCGCAGGACGCATGGCTCGTCGAGCTCGGCAGTCGCCTCCCGCAGTGGGAGTCGCTGCGGGATTCCTCCAAG GTCATTATCCCGATTTCAATATCTAGGGTGAACCAGTTTGATGCTGCAAGGCTAGATGTTGAGATGTCGGCCATGTTGAAAGAGCAGCTAGTCAAAGTGTTCTCTTTGATGAAG CCAGGACTCTTATTCCAATATGAGCCTGAACTTGATGCTTTCCTTGAGTTCCTCATCTGGAGGTTCTCAATTTGGGCTGACAAGCCTACCCCTGGCAATGCACTGATGAACCTGAGGTACAGAGATGAGCGGGCAGCACCCATCACTGGAAAAGAAG TTAGAACAGGTTTGGAAGGACCtgggctttctgtttctcaaaagATATTTTATTGTATTAGCTTTGTTGGTGGCCAATATGTATGGTCACGATTACAATCTTTTTCTGCTTTCCGTCGATGGGGCGATTCTGAACAG AGACCACTAGCTCGCCGTGCTTGGGCGTTGATGCGGAATGCTGAAGTATTTTATAGGGCTGCTTCATTCTTTAACCTATTATTGTTTCTTTATGGTGGAAG GTACAAAACTGTTGTAGAAAGGATTCTGAAGGCAAGACTTGTTTATGGGAGCCCCAACATGAATAGAGCTGTTAGTTTTGAGTACATGAATCGGCAGCTGGTCTGGAATGAGTTTTCG GAAAtgttgcttttgcttcttcccctCCTAAACTCGTCTTCGGTAAAGAAGTTCCTTCTCCCCTTCTCCAAAGATAAGTCAGGAGGTTCTTCTGGTGATGAAGCAGATTGTCCTATATGTCGGTCCAGTCCTAGCATTCCATTTATTGCTCTTCCATGTCAACACAG GTATTGCTACTATTGCCTACGCACACGTTGTTCGGCTACGACTTCTTACAGATGCACACGTTGTGACGGGGCGGTGGTTGCAATTCAAAGACTAGGATCAGGTTAG